The genomic stretch aaataagatttAGTTATCCTATGTTTTAAAgacataatttaattttataataaattaaaattgttacactttttatgtatttaatatctcagaaattgtaaaaaaaaagtattttgtcaataattttagtaaaatattttttacagtACTtttaaaatgtactaaaatacATGTTGGTAAAATCCTATAGAAtaacatataatttattaattttagtataaaataaatactcTTTCATAGTTAATACATGTAAATAAACAAACTTACAAACATCTATTAAAGTGTCATGCACAGAAATATATCAAGCCATTAGAATATAAAACTTTTTCACAGGCTATTCATGCaaactttttatttatgattGGAGCTTGACCATCAACTTGCAAAATGAACAAAAGTGTAGAAATCAGTGGGCAAGCCCCCAGTATACATGCTGAATGATTTATGggtgaaataaaaataaaagaaaaaagaaaaatcataaaagaaGAAGTAAGAACATACTCTTGCAGTGCTTCTGACACCATCTGTAAGGTAGACCCACACACTGAACTAATTTGTCTAGTGTGACTAAAGCATAATAGCATATAAACAAAACAGGTTGGCTACAATAATCTCCAATTGACTTGTGAACTTTTACAACTTCTACTGTATGGACTTTGAATACTTTAATTATAAGATGCACATTAAGAATTAGGCATCTTTAGTTAATTAAGGTCAAagttatcaataatattttaattaatatgtaataaatatttttgttttatttttgttcctttttttttttcataaaagaGAAATATGAAATCTATTTCTTTTGgtgttttctttttatttgttataCTAGCTACATACTtgagtaaaaagaaaaaaattaaaaattatttttgtaatgtCTTAAAGTTTctctcaaaattaattttttgaaattgtggataataatttttttttcaataagaTAACAACCCATCTTCTTTCAATGAGTACTAAATATTGTATTTTAACAAAGGGTTTTAACATATGaacatataataaatttattattagtaaaaaattttaaattttttatttaataaatataaaataaatatattaaaaatttaaattttttaatttataattttaatatatattcttaacaaacaaaataaataaatactttaacAAACCATAACTTTTTGTTGCAACTGGTTTGGAGATAGGACGATCCCATAGTTAAATCCTGTAATAATCTGATTATATGGTGCGGAAACACTTGTGTTTGCATGTATTAGCTCAATTTGTAAAATCCCTAGGCATCTTGTTGCACTGATAACTAAGGTATTATAATTCACAAACTGACAAATTCTCATATTTGTGCCCACTCTTCGTGCATGTTAATTCAATCTCATTAATTAATCTTGAAATAAGATATATCGTGACAATAAGGTAAAGTAAGATTTACTAATATAGAGTTTTGAATATATTGATCATTTAGATGAAGTTGACCAATATGATTGGGCTCTTAACAAAAAATGGATGAAAAGTGAAAATCTTGAGATAATCACCTTTGGATATgtataagattttttttagtaCGTATCCTTCTAATACaacaaaatttacaaagagtTCAGAGAGTACCAAACATAAGAGAAGAAATATAATACAAAAACTAAATTTaatcattattataaaatatatattaaaaataaattaaattatatatataatatatttatatataaatattttagtaattaattttaatatattaataagatttttttattttttatattgatttgatttgaaataaactaaattaaaaataaaatattatatttaaaattaattatgtgaaataagaattgattttatttaaaaatggatatactttgattttatatttttattatttatttataacataatttttttatcatcacCACTCCAATAAACACTATTATAATGCAAACTGCCATGAATTTCTACTAcatctttcttttttcaattttttaatattaatatttaaaaattaaaataattttttatattttaaatatactaaattactttatttttaacataattctaaaaagataaaataaaaaaattgagtttaattatttttttatttattttaaataaaaaatttaattaaaaaaatcaattttatttttattatattctgCACACCTTAAGAAATAATAGTGCACAtagtatttattatactttagTCATATTATctgatttaaatatttaaacaaCTATATTTATTATCAACCACCTCCAGCTCTTAGCAGGCATGAGTTATATTATTGATCCAAATTGATATTGAGTATGATTAATATGAAGTTTCTTTAAGtttgtaaattatttttttgaaaagagtaAAATTCCTCTGATTAGTACTATGTTCATCCTTCTTGTAAGACATAATCTCAATTACATCATAGCTATATTTATCTTAAGGCATCTTTGCGAATTTGGAAGatgagaataaaaaatagtactCCAAATGAATAGAATGCCAACAAACTATGTCTCACGGACaatgttattatttatatatttttttttaattaagtctttgtattaaatttttttaattgtgtctatacacttttttttctttttatttagatttttatactaattttttttagtttgtcCTTATAAAAaggacttaattaaaaaaaaatttagtgtaaagactcaaataaaaaaaatatagaaacttaattaaaaatttcacaaaactataagaaccaacaaaataattaaaccttgtTTATAAGTGTTTTATGACTTCTTGAATTGAGAAATTACTTAAACAAAATGGTAAAATGTACGTTAAACATACAAAATTATCACAATTTCTTATTCTAAGTTTTTGATGTTAGTTCATCAAAAACATTATATTAAAAATCATACATGAATGgacatatttaaaataatatatttttatgagattatagtacaattttttttatcttttatgatttaaaagttttaaattagCTCTCGCATTAATTAGTAGATGCTAAGACAGTGAATTGTCTATTTTTCTCTGGTCTCAAATTCAACTCTTTTGGATTTATATATGTTTGgtattgtaattttcttttaaaaaaatcataattataATGTGAATTATTAAATCtataagattaaaaaataaaatattatttaatctaTAACGTttaaaacattttatttttatactaattattttatttcgttttattttaattatctaattaaaataaaaaatttcttttaaaaatattcttttttctATCATATTTTTGTAGATTGCAGCAAAAGTATTAGTTATTGTagtaatttgaaaaagaaaatagcggaataataatacaaaaaaaattataacaaaaaaattatttaaaagaatGTTAATTTTAACAGAAGATTAAAAGaggataaattaaaatatttgagataaaaattagtttttttataatttataaaaattaagatttaataTAAATGTTTGACACTAGAAGAGTACTTTGCTCTAAAGTTTAAATTATTAAGTATTAAATTGACTCACACAGAATGATTGTAATTCTCTCTCCAATGCTTTTGATGGGGTGTTTATGAGTTGGTGAAATCGAATTTATCCTTACTCAAATTCGATTCTAAATATAcaaaagatttattttttagattctAATCCGATCTTAAATTCGATAAAACCTAAATATTTTCGGGCTACAATTATACCGTGTCCAAACTGGATGAAACCggatctttaaaattttaacaataatttataaataaatttatttataaataaactTATTTATGATGCACTAATTTATAAAGAAGAAACTTGTTATCGAAAAATTGATATCCACATTTAAACTTGAATTTGtccataaattttaatttgatactTCTTTGATGGGTACAGTACTAAATTAGTCTCCTATATTTGGGCGTAATCCTGTTTTAGTCCTTTAAAGTTTAAAGTGTcgtatttgaatttaaaaaagtttcatttagctTCAATTTAGTCCCCACCGTGGGGtcaaagataaataattaacaaaatgtcCTACATGACAGCAGTATAAGAATAAGGTCGATAATTTGGAGGATAAGTACAACGTCCAGAGGCACAAAATCAACCGTGGATGCATCAATACAtgtatttaacatttttttagttttatgaaaaatatttcattttaattataagaaaaatgataaataaatgtattcaTGCATCCTCGGTTGATTTTGTGTCTCTGGAGCTTGTACTTATTCTCTAGATTATTGACCTTGTTCTTATACTGCTGTCATGTAGGACATTTCgttaattatttatcttttcgttaattatttatctttgaCCTCCGATAGGACTAAATTGAagctaaatgaaacttttttggattcaaataggacactttaaaccttaaggacCAAAACAGAATTACGCCTAAATATAAGGgaccaatttagtactttacccCTTCTTTGATATATTTTCTAATTCAACAagtatgataaaaaataaaacaataaacttataattaatataacatgatattaaaataaatttaaaatatatatatcttttttagtTCCTTAGAGTGTATATGGGTCGGGTGAAGCCAAATTTACTTTACTCGACCCCGACCCAAAATAATAAAcaggtctatttttgagaccatTATCCGATTCTAAATCTAGTCAAATCACGTCTAATTTGCTCTTAAAGTATTGAGACCAGATCGAATCTTCGGATCAGACCATGCACATCCTTAGTTTTCGTGATATAACCTCTTCTTTATGGATCTTTGAGACTTTAGAAATATTTGGACTCAAATTTCTACGTTTTAGGTACAGAGAATTAGTACAGAATTGTAGAGTATTTTTTGTGAGCATTTCTAGGAATAGAATTTGTGGGGAGAATAAGAATGAGAGGAGAAAAAGACAAATAGATCTTTAACCTTTTGATTTgtagatatttaaattttcgaaaatttaaaaatacatttaaggtattaacctttttaaaatttagatatatTGATATCTTATATTCACTTGGGTCTGTCAGATTCAACTAAAAAATCAAATGTGACTCTCGTTATACTGATGTGATTGATACGGATACATACATGtgaaagaatttttaaaattggacAAATCAAACTTAGGAATCGATATATTCAGATTTTAAAGAAGTGAAaaacttaaatgtatttttaaattcaaaaaaactTAAATGTCCATTTGTCATTTTTTGGAATGAGAGTAAGAAAGTTTTTGGAAAAAACTGAATTGTGATGGATTCAATTTTTGGTCGTATGTTAGCAAAATCTTGACTCTTTATTTTCACTTTCGCTGCCAATGTATGGGTTCCTTAGCTTCCTGTGACAGTAACAGAGTTAAGAAAGTTTTGGTTGAAATAAATTCTCCTCTTGCACTATCACTCATTCAAATTGTTTCTATTGGGTCTCATCAAAGGTTTCTTGGCAAAGGATTGGAAGTACACTTGCACATATTTATCGGGACATGAATTGCACTGTTGATGGTTTGGCAAACCGTGTTCTATGATTTTATGATCTTATCACTTGCCGGGTGTTTTTCCTACCTTATTCGTTTTGTTTTATTCGGCCGTTAGTACCTTTAATTTCCCACTCAAAAAATAATGTCCGGTTTTACCATATTAGCGCACACACTTCACACTTGTAACCACTTAAGACGTTCACAATGTTTaactcaaattaatttattgctTCCAACATCGCTCTTAAGGAAGAAAACCCGTATGTCAGATCAGACTAATATCAAAACGTAACTTAATTGACAAAATGATTTATATCATATATGTATAGAAATTATCATGAAACGAACAAGAAGATTGTAATATATATTTCTCCGCAATGAATGAAACACCGAAGCAGCTTAATTTTTTGCCCTCCAATATCTGTCGGCCACTTTCATATGTAAGAAATGTTGAAGGGCACGCCTACATACATTATACATTATTATAATTAGTCTCTTTAATTACACTTACTTAACTAACACGAACATTTGAATCATCTTCATCACTTCAACTATATAACTGCTTTACATAACTAATTATCCTCCTCTCACTTTAGTTGCAAGCAACCAGCATATACTCGTATTATTATTATCTACTTCTCCTATTATATATAAAGGCAATAGAGTGAAGTAGTTGgcatgtatttttatttttagatattcTTCTTATAAAATCCATAAAAgataatttgttattttttaaatttaaatccaGAATTTAGTTGtataaaatagtaaaacaaTAACTATATTAACTAATCACACATTTTATAGTAAATTCACAGACATACATTGTAAATGTACATCTATTGGCTATTGATTAATCCACTGATTTTTATGTATGAAGTGAGAAGCTAGTATTCGAATGTTTCTTcttaaaatactattttattatatttctcttttaaacaaattgttataaaatattttctatttatatagCTTGAATAGAAAAAACAATGGTTAAAGGAATCAAAATAATGTATACTTACTactttatataatatttatacaTTTGATTTGATATCTATATTAAAAACACATATTGaatttatagataaaaataagaaataataaaatatgccAAAACCACAGTGTAATTAATAATACTAAATTGAATCTCTAAAGGTTTATACACCAATTTTTGGTATACAAATATGTTACTGATACATATTATTAATCATACTGCCTGTTCTAGACAAGATCAGCCATTTATAATCATGATTAAATAAGAATGCTATGTTATTAGTTAACAGATATATAGTTAAGAttaataaagtcgtgatctcataaaattgttaaaattaTAACATTAAAACAGACGTTAAGAGTAGTAAATGTCTCTAAATCGTTActcgcaaaaaaaaaaaaaagaataaaagaaaaggaaccGAACAAATAAACTCTAATCTCTACTAACACCtaaaaatattactaatttaaatatCGAAGTTTCTTACAAGTTGCATACCCTCTTGACCTAATTTTGACAACACTTAAGTTAGGGTATTCGATTTTTTGATCTTTTTAACTCATAACTTCAAAGGGTATGAACACAACTATATTagatatatactaaaaatagctactaatataaaatatatattgaatatGAGTTAAACAacgtatatatttatatacgaATATGCGAATATATAGTAACTTATTGTACgcataatatttttgtaattttggtagatatatactaaaaaaataactattaatTAGCTATTATATAGgaatatatatttaatctaaataaatttcttttgttatgtttttatcaaagtatttgattatttatctattttaaatttgattattatactttaataaatataattacgataattattaataattttgttaaaaatacatgtaaaataatatgtataaataaaaaaaaacataataactaatttaattaataagaaGCTTTGATGTACATGCAACagttttgaaatatttttgtatGTTATATTCACTTGGATAACATTTATACATAACAATGATCAATGAGCAAAAGTGCAAAACCAATTAATCAACTAACTCAGCATTGTAaatctctttttctcttttcttttcccGGACTCTCCTCTTCTCTCatcacaataataataataataataataataataaaagtcagttaattaattaattatgcaGTAGTTGTTGCTTagctttctctctctctctcattgtCTCAGCATGCACAAGTGTAGAACTCAACCAGCTCATCCATGGACCCCAACTGAGTCTCAGCACTCTCAAGCATCCAAAGCAAGTGCTCAAACAGAACCACCTCACAAGAAACAACTATTCCGCCATGGCAGCCACCATTACTATTATTGTTGCTGTTGGACCTGTCCACCAGCTCCTGGAACACCGGGTGATCTATGATCTCGGAGTTCACGAGGTACCTCCTCCGCGATCTGCCAACGTACACAACGTTCTGTTCCTTGGAAGATGCGCCGCCGTGGTTTGAGTCGCAGCTGGCGGCGGAGACGCAGCTGTTGTTGCGGCTCAGCTTGCTCAGTGACGGCCACCTTTTGATCGCTGACTTGATCTTCGTTAGTTTTCCCACTTTCGCCATGaaggtgtttgatgaaatgcgtGAGTGAAGTGAATGAGTGTGTTTTCTGGTTTTGTGTTTGGGATGTGAAGGAAGGTGTGAGGGGAGGTTCGGTTTATATAAAGAGAAGAATTGAAGTTAGTGAGGAATGGTGGAACACGTGCATGGCCCACGGTTTAGAGCACAGCTAAGAATGAGatatttttcattcattttATTTCGGTTGGAAATTCGGCAAACCCagttgctcttttttttttgaggttttcCTTTCCCTTATTGGGATTAGGAAGGTTTTGCAAACTGACAATCGTCTCTCTCTTTTCCTCTTTTGTGCTTTTACATGCGTGCCCCTTGTTTTTGTTGCCACCCCCAACCTCGAGGACCATGTGATTTCTTTCTTGTGCAAATAGCCACAAATTTTGTAGCCtgtgtaaaaaaattaaaagtaacagTCAGACACATTAAAtcaagaatttaattttaatatatttatatttaattatataatatcatattaataaaaataattatttttttacattaactgcataaataattatttaaaaaaatgaagataATTATATGactgtataaaatattttatactattagtatattaaaattaaattcttaaataaataaCCAATTTTAACAAATATATTAAAGTGAACATAAGAACTATGTGTATTTTGAATAATTATGATTGAtgattattataaaatatttatttctcttattttagcaaaaaagcatagaaaaataactTAGTTAGTCAAGACTAATAAACTTTTAATATTTGAGTTTAtaattaagatttaaaattaaaaatttatgattaaaaatttaaaaaatttaatatgaaaaaataattttgttgttaTTTGAGAACCCTCCAAAAATTAAATTGGATTAATTGTGTTTctctaaataataaaatcagATATATTGATGGAactatttgattttaatatatatatagaaagaattaacctgtctttctcttttctctttacCGCTCTTCTCCTGTCGCTCTACAGTCATGTTTTTATTGATGAAAAATGTCCAACAATATTATATAATTGATGATCGTTAAATGTCAGATGTTAAAAGCTATTATCATGTTAATTTCTTACGTATCATGTTCTCAcctaaataacatatatatatatagagagagagagagatgaatatatatattagtagtatATTACTATTTACTATTACATTACATGTACGGTTCATGCAAGGAGCAAGGGAAAGAATATGGGTTTTAGtgaacaaaatataaaattaaatagaataaaataaaatctccAACAGTTAGTTGCGTAATAcatgttaaattttatttttctatataaaaGTCTATTTTTTCTGTTATTTCTATAAAAATGTTGGAAgcaataatttttattagtattaaccaatattttcaatgaacaatttatttttatatgatccgaatttataatttagaatttatgatttaaaatgaaaaaaaagtcTCAAAAGCCAGTAGATTCCAACAAATTAAATCTAGTCAGCATTTGGTTTAAATTTTAACACTACATTATATTTGGActttatttgaaattatataaaaaaatactaatattgaCTAATTGATAATCCAAAATGATAAAATCTAATGGACTTGTAGAACTGctgttaaaatttaattaaaaaaaaatgcattTTCTCTTCTAATATACATTTTTCTTGTTGTGAAATATATTTGTCATGAAATAGATCTGTAACAGTATTTAAGTttaggaaaagtataggtaaataatgaaaatattaaacaatgtaaacaatagatatattggatgttcattttactagtgtatgaatggttattttaatattaaaatttagaggattAAATTGAAAGtatagtgtatttttatttgattggtaATTGTTCATATTATTCAACAAAGTCATTCTCCTCCTAACATTCTCCTTTAAGTTTATCAAACATTATAAATTAATATCAATAGTTACATAGGATTGATTGAGATGGTAACAATAATTAAGTTTATCAAACATTATAAATTAATACCATTAGTTACATAAGATTGACTGAGATGGTAAAtagctttaattttttatttttttacagaattttttattttttttacagaaTTTCATTTAAAGATTTGTTCCATAATACATAAGACATAATCAAACTACTAACACTCAtttaaataacttaaataaacAAACGAACTAATCATTTATCCAAACCCAAATTGGTTGGTAAAATAACCTTaattaacaatatataaaaCTGGTGTGTGTAAGAGAATAGTATAGCTTCTATCTTCCTACAATGAAATAAATATTAGTATTATGATTATTATAGATGATAATCTCATAATGGAGTAAAGCATATAAAATAGAATGACATTGTAGACAAGACAACACCATACTCTTTCAAGGATCATCTGTTGTAAAGTAGGCCCTGAAAATCTTAGCACTACAGCATTGCAAAATAGAACATGATGAGGATACtagaaaaatatcaaataaaaaaatgattctttgTTGGACCTTCTTATTTtattctcttgttcttttatttatatatataaacagaAGCAAAAACTTAATAACCCTATATAGATGTTCTATTGAATTTTTGCATTTGTTTATcctaaagaaattaaattactaTTATCTAAGTAAATCTCAATACTAGAAATTTAACTATGGAAAATTTTCAACAAGAattctttttatatatgttCATTGAGTCAAATACAAAacttttaattaaaaagttaaGATACACCAATCCCAATGCAACTTGGTTGTTAAGCTGTGTTTCCTGTGAATGGGATAGTGAAAGACCAACAAATTAAGGTGTTGCATTGGTTGGTAAACAAAGCCAGCAAGATTAGCATATGAGCTAGTACTCAAACAAAGAAAGAtgtttttatcatttttttatatattatgttctgtacaataaaaataatttttatatttataaaatacttttaataccaaaactaaaaaatttataaaaagagaACATGAACTCAAAAGCAACTACTTCTGTACAAacattttcatataaaaatgatattataaaccgttaaataatttaacatgTTTAATCATACACGTGTAATTTAACTATTTAACAGTTTGTAATATCATCTTTACGAAAAGACGTTTTTGCAGAAGTAACTACCAAACTGGGTTGTGGCCAGTATTTGGCTTATTATTCATGAGGCTTTAGGCCCTTACAAACTATGAAGAGATGGTGCCCACAACTTGTCCTTTTACTTGTATATGCTTTATTACCAGCTTTGTTTTAGGTACAGAGGTACCATTAGCTAGGTTCTAAATGCATATGGGGCCAAGGAACCTCATCTCTCACAGCACCCTAACAACTCCAATTATGGACTTTGTCAAGTTCTAGAAATTCAATCTGAAATGACTACTACAAATTCAATTTCTTATTATAAGTTCCATACATGAAAAATATCCTTAGTTGTTGTTGACGTTAGGAGTGAGACTCGAACTCGTGACTTTTAGGTAAGTATGAAGAAattatgtcatttgaattaTAGTTCGTTGGTCGCGTAAGATTAACTATTAGACTTTTGGTTCttgtatatatttattttctaaaagaaaatgaaatttgATATACAAATCAATTTCACACTAACCATATATAAAAAGCATAAGTATTATATCTCTAATAAGATGGTGAGGAGTACTTTACTTATCAAAATTTTTAGACCTAaatcacaaaagaaaaaaaaaggggttaTACTAAAAAGACaataaactaaaattattttatttaatttaacatttataattttattatatataatatttataattatacacTTATCCCATTTTGTATTATCCAATTATTTcgattaaaaaatataaaataagataaataataataaaaatataaaataaaataattttgagttaCTTTGTActgatttaatttattattgtttgtcaaatatttataaaaaataaattcatgaataaataacttaattaaaACCCCAAATCATTAACTATAATATATCAGCAAAAACGTATTTAACCTTTTGAAATCAGACTAACTTATTAGCTAATTAGTCCTTCAAACATATATATGTGACATCAATTTGGTTCTCAAATAAATATCTAATTAGTTTCTCAAATAATACATGTGATATACCATTTTTCCAACAAAGACTCAATAGATGCAAAATACATCTACAACAATAATAAACTCATCATCTCACCTATATTTcgtaaataattatattagatGCATATCAAAAATAgctactaaaattaattattaatataaaatatatattaaaataaattaaataacatatatattagtggctgattttgacatacaaaatattatttttgttctttaaaATAGAGTAAATAGATGTCACAAATCTTTGAGTAGTAATATGATCTGATTTGACGTCAATAAGTATTTTAGTGTTAAAATTACACATGATTAATGAATAAGGCATAATCCTAATACTAGCATA from Arachis stenosperma cultivar V10309 chromosome 9, arast.V10309.gnm1.PFL2, whole genome shotgun sequence encodes the following:
- the LOC130948175 gene encoding auxin-responsive protein SAUR78 yields the protein MAKVGKLTKIKSAIKRWPSLSKLSRNNSCVSAASCDSNHGGASSKEQNVVYVGRSRRRYLVNSEIIDHPVFQELVDRSNSNNNSNGGCHGGIVVSCEVVLFEHLLWMLESAETQLGSMDELVEFYTCAC